The segment ccttagcctccaacctccctgatccccccccaaaacagctctctaaccctccccatctgccttattagcggccatcttgggtactggcagctgtctgccagtacccagtttgcaaaaaaaagtatttttttccggtttttttttctgtagtgtagcttcccccccacacacagaccaacccccaccacctgcctgatcctttttttttttttttttttttttttttttaatttttattcctttctttttaaaaatttgttaccaactttctctgtagtgtagcggttcccacctgctccctccccgtgcacgcgtgtGGGTCCGTGCGTGCCCcctgacatccccgcccacgatcccgccccctccacatcaccgatggccgccacccacaaacgataccggccatcgatgtccggtgcagagagggccacagagtggctctctctgcatcggatggccaaggggtgttattgcaggatgcctcaatatagaggcatcactgcaataaccggaaagcggctggaagcaagcatgatcgcttccagccgctttaaacccctaatgtcgtacagggtacgtcgctggtcttttaagattggttgtgtgcaacgtaccctgtacgacacgcatcgttaaggggttaaagactcttTCAAATTTAGttccattatgaaattttgcacaatcttgtttatatacacactttctagggaacTGAGCATGTTCACaggttatacgtatactagtctgtgattggctgatgtctgtcacaggatggggggggggcggaaaatgggagaaaaaataaattcatcagaaaaaaatctactgcttgtttaaaattcagagtaggtgttaaatcgttgtctttttattatgcacttgttaatgatgCAATTCtaatgcattgagtggtccttttaatgacaggctatgtaaacacagccagcagaagaaattacgctCCCGGTAGggggtagaagagataactaataaaattataattttccattgttctctctaagtattggggtcTAGTTTACAAACAcacaagataaagaagcaagtgtttgtacacaaagtgataacataatgagatctagtTTTACCTGCAAgatcaacccatttcaataggctgtggtttcaaagcacaaaactatgaatttaatattcacaaataaacctgaaaatgccatttcacatacattttatactctgcagctggtataacaagtcattggaaatacattaagggaaacacaattttactttgtactgtccctttaatgtgctttaaTAGACACAGGGGCTAAACTGTGCCTTTTCTTGGTTGTGTCTCAGCCTGTTTTGATATATGCAGGAAGCATATAGCTAATAGCTTTAAATCTTCCACTAATTAATCAGTATCTTGTGGAACTAGTTAGACCTTTTgagacatactgtacatatatcttCTCATAGGTGAAAGCGTGTAGTAGCATGCAGAAAAATTCTGATGGCATAAATCATagtgaaaatgtatgtttaccaacTTGTCAAATCATTTTGCTTATGGCTAATCTAGATCCCACAGTTAATCTGATGCAATAATTACATATTGGCAAGAACTGTTATCAGTTCATTTAAACTTAcacattttacaattttgatgaGCTACAAATCTAGCATTAGTAAATTAGAGCTTGCAATCTATCTTCAGTATTTTGCATTATAACAGAATAGCATGAAAACTATTTTCACAAAGGCAAACCATTTTGTACAACTAACAATCATTGCTTTATAGTAATGGCAAACCTATGATGTAGGTGCAGTTGGGAcattaattctatattattattaataatttacgGTTTCTTTTGTTTTAGTAGATGACTgaaagtttttgttcattttataaaaacaaagtGCTATTTTTATAATACTGTTACTACAAAAATATACCTATATTGTTTTAAAGTAAGATGTGATTGCTTTTTTTCATAGGTATCTCTGACATTTGTTAAATACaaccttttttatataaaatgtattttatttatatatttatttatttatttttttcttccagaTCACTATTATCTTCAAAAATTTTCAAGAATGCGTAGATCAGAAGGTATACCAAGCTGAGATGGATGAGTTACCTGCAGCATTTGTCGATGGTTCAAAAAATGGAGGTGATAAAAGTGGAGCAAATAGCTTGAAAATCATTGAAAAAGTGGCTGGACAGCACATAGAGATCCAGGCCAAGTACATCGGTACTACAATTGTTGTCCGGCAGGTTGGGCGTTACTTAACTTTTGCTGTCCGCATGCCAGAGGAGGTGGTTAATGCAGTGGAGGACAAAGAGAACCAAGGACTCTACCTTTGCCTTCATGGCTGTCCTCAGAACCAACAGATAGACTTTAGAACCTTCCACTCTCATGCCCCAGAGACTGTACTCAGGAGGCAAGGGATTAATCCCACTATGGGCGCGTTTACCCGTCAGATGGCAGAATCCAAGTGCAAAGAGAAGCTGCCAGTGGAGGATGTCTACTTTAGGTCCTGTGTGTTTGACCTGCTAACCACAGGCGACGTGAATTTCAGCCTAGCTGCTTATTATGCCTTTGAGGATGTGAAAATATTACACTCCAACAAGGACAAACACCATCTGTATGAAAGGGCCATGGATTTGGGGCCTGGAAACACAGCTATCCAAATAGGGCTGGCACATCCTAAGCTTATAGTGGCTTTGGTGTGTTTGATTCAGTTATGTGCAGTGTTGCTGTAATTTTATGTTTACTGTGTAAATTTAATGAGgtgaaacaaacaaaaagagctGCAGTCCAACTTACCGTGAAGTATTAAGCTTACTGTGGTAAAAACTGATCAAAGTAACAGCAAACCTATTTGCTAAATCCCTttcaaaatatacatatcaaccaattgacaaaaaaaaaacggTAACAATTTTAGATTGGCTACAGAATTAAGAGCGCAACTTAAAAGTTAACTTTTGCTAATTTATTTGAATAACATTGTTTATGTATACAGCACTTTATAGCAGGAGCGGTTCAAGGGATATAAGTGCATTGTAACAcagaaataataaatatgttatcGGGTATGAAGTTATGTACAGTTTAAATTACCAGCCCATAATTCATGTGTAAGTGGCACTGCATCTTTATTGGGGTGTTAACCTCTGAAAGCAATGGTTCACATAGCTTTCGAACAAGAGGAGTTCAATCAGCAAATGGGTTGAAGAAAAGATTTTAGATCTTTTCATCTGTGTAACATGAAATAGTCTTTGCTAATGCACAGGTGCAATATAACTGACAGCGTATGTGCACCATACCTCATCTTTAGATTCAAATCAAATACAAAGCGGGAGGAAAGGCAGATCCTCTCGCTCATGTGTTGTAGTGCAGGAATCATGGTGAATGTGATCTTTTCATTTATGAACTTTATGTATAATAATAATCTTTTGCTGAGTGTACACAAAGTGACACCCACACAATGCCTGCTGCTGGGTCAGGTACTAAATATACTTAATAGCTCAGAGAAGAGATCTGTGCCAATTTACAGTTTGTGCTAAACTGTAGCTACATGCCACGTATTGTTATTGATGGGCAAACAGGCCCATTTGGCAGCTGAAATATTAACCTGTTGTGTCCCCATTACTGTTGaaagtagtttatgggtggttgATAATCTTGTGTTTGAGGCTTATAAGGAAAACTGTCTTCTAAGTAAAGACATGTAGTTTTATACTTGTGTGAGTGCAACACTTTTCATCATCAAGTGCAGCCACCACGAAATGGAAGCGTAGCATCTTTACCATGATTTCTGCATCAGATGTGCGGAGGATATAAatgatttctttttttatgttcGCATGACAGTTGTAAATGGTTAGTTGTGAAAATCAGCATTAACTCCGGTGTATATGGTAGAGAACATTTAATTAAATTACTGGAGCAATTGTATAGTGTACATAGGTCTATAGAGAtgagatgtaaagtaaaggattgcAACTTGTGTTTGGATGTAACTTATGTTGTCTCTAATATATGGAGTTCTTGTGGTTTTTAAATAGtttcactgtatatataaaaagatgtaattttgtttgtgtataaaaaaaatagatgtttACTTCTTCCCTAGCTTAAATCCATTTAACTCCTCCACTGCCTAAAACTTGTAGACAATTGCTCAACAGAGCTTTttcagttaaggggttaagtagtggTTAGTGCCACTGTTTGCATGTGTCTAGAAATGcgcgcgtgtgtgtatatgtgtgtgtgtgtgtgtatatatgtgtgtatatatatatatatatatatatatatatatatatatatatatatatatatatatatgtatatatgtatatatatatatatatatatatatatgtatatatgtatgtgtgtgtatatatatatatatatatatatatataatgtgtgtatatatatatatatatatgtgtgtgtatgtatgtgtatatatatatatgtgtgtgtatgtatgtgtatatatatatatatatatgtgtgtgtatgtatgtgtgtatatatatatatatatatatatatatgtgtgtgtgtgtgtatatatatatatatatatatatatatatatatatatatatatatatgtgtgtgtatgtgtgtgtgtgtatatatatatatatatatatatataatgtgtgtgtatatatatataattacacacatacctGTGTGTGCTGCAGGAACCATAGCATTTTCTCACAGCCTTTTCATATTATGAAACCTGCTAGAAGTACTAACCTTTGCTACACTTTGTCAGGTTTGCCGCCTTTTGCTGGTCTCACCCAGGCACTCTTTGCTTTGATGTTTGCCATGAATTTAGCTGGTCTTGCACTCCCTCTGGTAGACACGTCTCTTCATAAATGCTTACAGCTATTCTTGGATATTGATAGTTACATCACTATACATCTCTGTCCAagccttaaataaaaaatatatatactgtatatgtatcctCTAATTTTACCTACAATTCATAAATGTGACCCAAGATAAAAATGACTTTGGAGATGCTGCCTAACTTTACATTTCATGCATCTGCCCCTCTCTGTAATATAATATCAATGTAATGGATGCTTTGGGTGAGAATTGTTTCAAAGTTCTGTTTAGAAATTAAAAGTGAAGCACTTTATTTTGGTTGTGTTTGACAAGTCAAAAATAGACCCAATATGTTTTAGAAGTGTAGTAAcaaggggaaaaaagggaaaattaAAACAACTTTGTGTTCTTAAAATGTACAGAAGATTTCCTTATGTAGATAATGTAAATTATTTATTGAAACAAACAAGTAAAGGTTTTTAACAATGTGTCTGGGGCTTCTTTTATTTCCTTAGTATTGTTTGCACATACTGAACATAAATATGCTATTATTTCAAGGTACACACTATGAAGATTTTTGTCAGGGGTCAAAggcctttttttaattatttttttaaccacAACTACACCTTTTAAAGCtccatatacatgatacattaAATGGGCATGTTAACCAAACGCTGAATCATCatttctgtaaaaagctgactagaagatATTACATGGACATCTTAATGTAAAAACgaagatatttcttttttttttttttttaaatgtatttttattaagtttttaataAACAGAAACTAaaagagcaaaataaaaaaaaaatacaatattcatagaaatgaaaaaagaaaagaaaaaacaaacaaaaaaaaaatcgtcACAATTACCTTGTGAATTACCGTTAACAAAGAAAATAAACATGCTTTATCGACATGAATTAAGACAAGCTCAGATGGTATATCTTGAAGACACACTGTTCTCCTTTATCTACCATTAATGGGGTATAACATGAAACCATagaaaatcatgaaaaaaattatcTAGACATTAACAGTAGCTAACTCATCCGGACACCTTTGGTATTATAAATTAAACACATTAATGGCACTTTTATCCTGCTTATATCATGACCCCACTAATAAGTTCTAGAAATAGTTATTCTAACCTCATCACAACGTAAAAAAAACAAGAGAAGAAACCTAAgtaagtgggggaaaaaaaaaaagagtacctcTCCTGTCACCTATCGCCTCCCCACCCCCACCATGCGTGGGGCCACTTTCTTCCACTAGCCCACTTCCCTAGCATTGGACACCCATTAAGGTGGAAACAAACCATGTACCACTAGATCTGCAAAGGTCTGAGAGCTTAAAAATGGCATTAGAATATTTTTCTGAACTAGCAACGGGTACGACTTAATTATTGGGAGCCAGCTATATATAAATTTGCTGATACGATTTTCATCTGAGAATTGAGTGTAAAAGGCTTCAAATACAATTTGGGATTTAATCTCTTTAAGAAAAAGCGTGAAAGGCGGGGCCTTGTGCAACCACCAGTTTTTAATTATAAGAAACCTAGCTATAAGTATAATATTTATAAAGGGATCTACAAACATCTTTTTTAATTGATTATGTATTTTTAGAACAAATACAGCTTCAGCGGTGAAATGAGTAGCTGAATTAAgactgcttaaagggccactgtaagtaaatattttctatgcctgttactaactaactaccccaaatacgctttttatcaatagcatttcattaacatatctctacccgtatgtcagaaatcttgtctgcaaatttaattgttttccaaacccactcagtgggtatcctttgctctgtaccaatccgtttacaatacctaggtttcaaaatggcgctttaaacacaaagttattggtttaagtattttgaacatgcagtgctgaaaatagtgggcaggataacgtgacctcattggcgaataaaagatataacttttagaacgttatgaaacttcattttggagaaaatataggtaagtaggttttaattaatgtttattaactttaatatgttagttgtttagcttaaaaattataacagaaagtaatcctttaacccaaTACTGAATTTTCaaccaaaattgttttatttttggacatgtccaaaacatgtgCATTAGATTAGCATTGATATAAGAGCAAGGCGGACAAGAGAAAATTTGTGAAGGATAGAATTGTGCCATTCTAGACGGGGGTAAATAGTATTTATTAATAAGTTTAAAGTGGGATTCTTTTATTGACATGGGGATCACACATTTATATACTGTAGAGAGGCTTTGCGTAATCGGATCCGGGTTTATACAAGCAAAAGCATTCTCCCAATTTTTATAGATTTTCTCTACCACTAATGCACCTTGTTTAGATAGCATTATATCATATATAAGTGAGATTGAGGTATTGCCACTTCTGAACTTGTCAATACATATGTTAATCTCGTCCCACTTGGACACCCAGTCCTCCACGGGCAAACGCTTATACAAGAAGTGAAattggatatataggagcgccaatggctaaggtatatcacaggattGGGTGGATATTGTGTGAAATGGAGTACTAGGTGTGGGCAAAATAACCAACCTAAATTGTAATCTAAGTTTCATCAGAAGCCTtaatgatgttaaaagtaaaattcCATTTATTAAAATTCAATTCCTACAGAAAAGAaaaccatacaattttaaaaacataaaataaaaaatatataaaaacaaaaagtgaaTTCTTAAAATCACCCTAGAGGATGTTAACAAGTGTTCACTCAAAATTTTTGAATAGCCCCTAACCTATTCTATAACAAAAGATTATCAATTGCTGATGAgaacaagaaatcttcaaatactATTGAACTTTAACTGTGATGGAAATAAAGATCCGTGAAGATGTATAAAAATACGAGAATTGATTATGCAATAAGTGAAATTGTGAGCGGGAGTAACCAAATTTCTAAGATTAGCTCATATGTAATAGGTATTCTCTGTTCCGCCGATTAAGATTGAGGTTAATCAAAAGAGTAAACAAAATAAGCGTGAATGTGACAAATGGGACTAACCAGTGACTAATTATTCTAATAAGGACGATACCGGTATGGCCCTCTACTTAACAGTCTAAAATAACATGTGCTGTCAAATTTATAAACAAACCATAAATAACAATCAcaaataaaaatcacaaattgtgctTTTAAATCGGGCTGGCACTAATTGCTAGCCAAACTAACTGTGGGGTGTAGAAATATGAAATGCAGTGCAAAATGTGTTTTACACACACTTATGGGTGGCTCCACAAACTTAATCGGTTATAAATTGACCGTATGGTCCGTAACCACGGACCAAACAActaaacaataacaaacaaactaAACGATAAGTGAACAGAACAATAATCCCAGCTTCCTAAGGTTGGGTTAGAATGTCTATTGGAGTCAATATTCCAAAAAATGTTCTTTGATAAGatccaaaatgaaaaaagaaatcctAAGTGGTGTGACGACAATCCAGTATCCTAGTCCTGATAGAGACAGGGACCTGAAAAAAGAAAGAAGTGCACTAAACCAATGCCCTATGGGATGTGAAATATTGGTAATAAAACTCACCCCTAATTACGCCTTATCCTGGAGTATAACAAGCCTCACAAATCCTTTGTTgaattgtctacgcgtttcggccctatctGAAAAAGGCCCTCCagatagggccgaaacgcgtagaaaatgGAAAAGGAACAATACATTGACTTTCTAGTTCTATTGTAGCAAAATTATTAGAATTGGTTATCCAATCAAGGGCAAATTTAGCTAGGGTGGAAATATTATACAGTTTTAAACTAGGAAGGGCTAAACctgcaaagcatttttttttttatcaatttcgtCAAGGATATACAAGCTTTCTTATTACCCCATATGAACTTTGTTAGATACTGATCAAATTTTCTCAGATCCGTGTTTAAAAGGAACAATGGTAGATTTTGTAGTGGATACAAAATCTGAGGAAACACAatgaattttattaaagggacactgtacccaaaatttttcttttgtgattcagatagagcatgcaattttaagcaactttctaatgtactcctattatcaaattttcttcattctcttggtatgtttatttgaaaagcaagaatttaagttcagatgccggcccattttggtgaacaacctgggttgtccttgctgattgctgggcagcaccaataaacaaatgctgtccatggttctgaaccacaaatttgctggctcctcagcttagatgccttctttctcaaataaagatatcaagagaacgaagaaaaattgataacagaagtaaaatagaaagttgcttaaaattgcatgctctatctgaatcgcaaaagaaaaaaattgggtacagtgtccctttaagttaattcgtGCTGATATAGATAAAGGAAAGGAGGCCCATACTTCAAGATTATTCTTAATCTTCCGTAATAGGGGTACAAAGTTCAGATTATACAATTTTTGTGGATTTCTGTATAGAATTATACCCAAATATTTAAGTCTATCTACAACTTTGAAGGGATGATTTGAGCAACTTGCCCTCAATTTAATTATCCACAATAACTCGCTTTTTCcataattaattttataccctgaaaaagagctaaactcAGCAAAATTTTGCATAACTAATGGTATATTATATGCCGTTTTATCTAAAAAAGAGtagcatatcatccgcatagagtagAGTCTTCAGGATTTGTGGCCCCATTGAGATTCCACTCAGATTTTGCCTCAACCAGATCGCCAGCGGTTCTAAGGCAATATCAAACAGCAGCGGGGACAATggacatccttgccttgtaccCCTGCAAAGTATTATTTTGGGAGACAGCATACCATTAATCAATAAATATGATATCGACATCCGATATATTTTATGAACAAAATGCACAAATTGGTCCTGAAACCCAAATTGTTCTAAAGCCCGAAATAAATACTGCCACATGatagaatcaaaggctttttccgcgtctacCGTCAGAAGAGCCAAATCTGCAtatattccatttttttattttgtctctattccaCATATAATCCAAGAGCATAACTACTTTGCGTATATTTTTAGCGGAATTCCTTCCCTGAATAAAGCCCGTCTGATCAGGATGTATGATCTCATCTAACCCTTTCGCTAGTCTGTCTGCAATAATTGAAGTTAAAAAATTTTAGTCTACATTAAGAACCGAGATTGGCCTGTACGATGCAGGGTCCTCTCTTTCCTTGTCTTTTTTTAAAATCAAGGTAATATTAGCTACTGTGAAAATGTTAGACATCGTGTTACTTTGAGAGAAATACTCGTTATAAAGCCTTTCCAAAGTAAAATTAATTTCTTGAGATATCAATTTGTAAAATTCTGCAGGTTGAAAATCATGCCCGGCTGCCTTATTTAATTTCTTCTCCTGTAATACGAGCGTTTAATTCTAACAGTCGTTCTTTAGAGAATTGCGGTAATGTAATCTTGGACAAAAAATTATCTAGATTTATGATGTTAATATCGGTTATATTATAACGTTTTTGATAGAATTTATGAAAAACCTTTCAAATATTTTCAGAATCCGTAAATCTATCTTTACCCTCTTTAATAGCTAtgatataatttttacttttcctgTTTTTAGTTAAATTAGCCAAATGTTTCGCAGATATACCATGATAACCTTTAAACTTTAGATTCAatttaagttctttttttttttttaaagtttattggtATTCAACAAGGTGTACATTTATACAAATCAATTaccttttgcgccacgcagggccccaaAAATCTAACAAGTTCAAATATATACAATTCAATCTTCGTTatccatatatttgtacaaaataaTATGACTATTTTATCTTTAAGAGAACAGGCTCTAACtcgatataataaaataaattaaaaatggagaaaaaaaaaaaacccaaggaagtgttttccattttttccttcagtcaaaaaagtgtctctctctttctctctcccctaccCCCCCCCCTGGCTTACACCCAAAAaataattaggcctagatttagagtttggcggtagccgtgaaaaccagcgttagaggctcctaacgctggttttaggctaccgccggtatttggagtcacgcaaaatagggtctaacgctcacttttccatactgcagatccccttacgtaaattgcgtatcctatcttttcaatgggatttttctaactccggtatttagagtcgtttctgaagtgagcgttagacatctaacgacaaaactccagccgcaggaaaaaaagtcagtagttaagagctttctgggctaacgccggtttataaagctcttaactactgtactctaaagtacactaacacccataaactacctatgtacccctaaaccgaggtccccccacatcgccgacactcgaaaaaacatttttaacccctaatctgccgaccgccacctacgttatacttatgtacccctaatctgctgcccctaacaccgccgacccctatattatatttattaacccctaatctgcccccctcaacgtcgcctccacctgcctactcttattaacccctaatctgccgaccggacctgagcgctactataataaagttattaacccctaatccgcctcactaaccatatcataaatagtattaacccctaatctgccctccctaacatcgccgacacctaacttcaattattaacccctaatctgccgaccgaatctcgccgctattctaataaatgtattaacccctaaagctaagtctaaccctaatactaacacccccctaagttaaatataatttaaatctaacgaaattaatgaactcttattaaataaattattcctatttaaagctaaatacttacctgtaaaataaaccctaatatagctacaatataaattataattatattatagctattttagggtttatatttattttacaggtaactttgtatttattttaaccaggtacaatagctattaaatagttaagaactatttaatagctaaaatagctaaaataattacaaatttacctgtaaaagaaatcctaacctaagttacaaataaacctaacactacactatcaataaataaattaaataaaatacctacaattacctacaattaacctaacactacactaacaataaattaattaaatacaattgctacaaataaatacaattaaataaactagctaaagtacaaaaaataaaaaagaactaagttacaaaaaataaaaaaatatttacaaacataagaaaaatattacaacaattttaaactaattacacctactctaagccccctaataaaataacaaagccccccaaaataaaaaaatgccctaccctattctaaattactaaagttcaaagctcttttaccttaccagccctgaac is part of the Bombina bombina isolate aBomBom1 chromosome 6, aBomBom1.pri, whole genome shotgun sequence genome and harbors:
- the RGMA gene encoding repulsive guidance molecule A gives rise to the protein MQPTRARVVVNAQAGWMGMGRGAGPKALGFFKILTVFFYVFPAVSSSCRILKCNSDFWAATSNSHHHTGAEDPVEFCTALRAYAHCTRRTARTCRGDLAYHSAVHGIDDLMTQHNCSKDGPTSQPRLRTLPQGDSQERSDSPEICHYEKSFHRHSAPPNFTHCGLFGDPHLRTFTDIFQTCKIQGAWPLVDNNYLNVQVTNTPVLPGSTATATSKITIIFKNFQECVDQKVYQAEMDELPAAFVDGSKNGGDKSGANSLKIIEKVAGQHIEIQAKYIGTTIVVRQVGRYLTFAVRMPEEVVNAVEDKENQGLYLCLHGCPQNQQIDFRTFHSHAPETVLRRQGINPTMGAFTRQMAESKCKEKLPVEDVYFRSCVFDLLTTGDVNFSLAAYYAFEDVKILHSNKDKHHLYERAMDLGPGNTAIQIGLAHPKLIVALVCLIQLCAVLL